ACCGCATCGAGGCGCTCGCCGCCGAGATCAACGAGGCGGGCCACCAGGCGACGGCCTACGCCCTGGATGTCACCGACCGCACTGCGGTGGACGAGTTCGCCACGGCGTTCCGGACCCTCGCCGTCCTCGTCAACAACGCGGGCGGTGCACTCGGCGCCGACCCCGTCGCCACCGGTGACCCGGCCGACTGGCGCCAGATGTACGAGACGAACGTCATCGGCACGCTCAACGTCACCCAGGCCCTGCTCCCCGCCCTCACCGAGAGCGGCGACGGCACCATCGTGATCCTCTCCTCCACCGCGGGCCTCGCCACCTACGAGGGCGGCGGCGGCTACGTGGCCGCCAAGCACGGCGAACACGTCCTGGCCGAGACCCTCCGCCTGGAGATCGTCGGCACCCCGGTCCGCGTCATCGAGGTCGCCCCCGGCATGGTCAAGACGGAGGAGTTCGCCACGACCCGCTTCCGCGGCGACACCGAGAAGGCAGCCAAGGTGTACGCGGGCGTCGAGGCCCCCCTCACCGCCGACGACGTGGCCGACACCATCACCTGGGCCGTCACCCGCCCCAGCCACGTGAACATCGACCTCCTGGTGGTCCGCCCCCGCGC
This sequence is a window from Streptomyces sp. NBC_01217. Protein-coding genes within it:
- a CDS encoding SDR family NAD(P)-dependent oxidoreductase, with the translated sequence MAAIPIAVITGASSGIGAATARRLAAAGYRVVLTARRKDRIEALAAEINEAGHQATAYALDVTDRTAVDEFATAFRTLAVLVNNAGGALGADPVATGDPADWRQMYETNVIGTLNVTQALLPALTESGDGTIVILSSTAGLATYEGGGGYVAAKHGEHVLAETLRLEIVGTPVRVIEVAPGMVKTEEFATTRFRGDTEKAAKVYAGVEAPLTADDVADTITWAVTRPSHVNIDLLVVRPRAQASNAKVHRTTT